The proteins below come from a single Gimesia alba genomic window:
- a CDS encoding sigma-54-dependent transcriptional regulator, which translates to MPQALVIDDDRTIREMVRRSLEKVNVDVISAGTADEGLEAIRGEAPEVVLLDIVLPSVSGLDVFREIRSLDRRLPVVFITSSSESNVAIEAMQLGAFDYLAKPLDLPKLNALIQKAIETRRLMNIPVALPVGDAKPENGDQFVGRSPQMLEVFKSIGRVAAQNVNVLIRGESGTGKELVARAIYQHSPRSNECFMAVNCAALTETLLESELFGYEKGAFTGADKQRIGKFEQCNGGTLFLDEVGDMSQLTQGKVLRLLQEQKFERVGGNKTIETDVRIIAATNRNLEEMVKDGSFREDLFYRLNGMTISLPPLRERGKDIALLVEHYLNAACYEMGRTETEGVSSEALELMMKYQWPGNVRELQSVIRQSLLNSTSPIIIPSFLPGELLGETSADVATAASADPEISETGDTLPLSDLRLFVDERLLANSTDLYSETLETMERYLLTRILNETGGNQTRAAEILGITRGKIRDRIAQFGISLEKTVSIDDDAT; encoded by the coding sequence ATGCCCCAAGCATTGGTGATTGATGACGATCGTACAATTCGCGAAATGGTGCGGCGATCGCTTGAAAAAGTAAATGTGGATGTCATTTCTGCAGGAACAGCCGACGAAGGGCTTGAGGCAATCCGAGGCGAAGCGCCCGAAGTAGTCCTGCTTGATATCGTGTTGCCTTCAGTTTCAGGACTGGATGTGTTTCGTGAAATTCGCAGTCTTGACCGTCGATTGCCGGTTGTCTTCATTACTTCATCAAGTGAAAGCAATGTGGCTATTGAAGCCATGCAGTTAGGGGCATTTGACTATCTGGCCAAGCCACTTGACCTACCGAAACTCAATGCTCTGATTCAGAAAGCCATCGAAACCCGCCGGTTGATGAATATTCCCGTTGCGTTGCCCGTGGGCGATGCAAAGCCTGAAAATGGTGATCAGTTTGTGGGGCGCAGTCCACAGATGCTGGAAGTATTCAAGTCAATTGGACGCGTCGCCGCACAAAATGTGAACGTTCTGATTCGAGGAGAAAGTGGTACAGGCAAGGAATTGGTCGCGCGGGCCATCTATCAGCACAGTCCCCGTTCAAACGAATGTTTCATGGCGGTCAATTGTGCCGCGCTGACTGAGACACTTTTAGAAAGTGAATTGTTTGGCTACGAAAAAGGGGCTTTCACAGGAGCCGATAAACAGAGGATCGGTAAGTTTGAACAATGCAACGGTGGTACGCTTTTTCTCGATGAAGTGGGCGATATGTCACAATTGACCCAGGGGAAAGTACTGCGTCTGTTGCAGGAGCAGAAGTTCGAACGCGTTGGCGGAAATAAAACCATCGAAACAGACGTGCGGATCATAGCGGCGACGAATCGTAACCTGGAAGAGATGGTGAAAGATGGTTCGTTTCGCGAAGACCTGTTCTATCGACTGAATGGGATGACAATTTCTTTACCACCGTTACGTGAACGTGGTAAAGACATTGCTCTCTTGGTAGAGCATTATCTGAATGCGGCATGCTATGAGATGGGACGTACGGAAACCGAAGGAGTCTCTTCCGAAGCGCTCGAATTGATGATGAAATATCAGTGGCCTGGAAATGTACGTGAATTACAGAGTGTGATCAGACAGTCTCTGTTAAACAGCACCAGTCCGATTATTATTCCCTCGTTCCTGCCAGGCGAGCTTCTGGGCGAGACTTCTGCAGATGTCGCAACTGCGGCTTCCGCAGATCCGGAAATCTCGGAAACGGGCGATACGCTCCCACTTTCTGACTTGCGCCTTTTTGTGGATGAGCGATTGCTTGCCAATTCGACTGATCTCTACAGCGAAACTCTGGAAACGATGGAACGCTACCTGCTCACGAGGATCTTAAATGAAACTGGTGGCAACCAGACGCGTGCCGCGGAAATTCTGGGGATCACGAGAGGAAAAATTCGCGATCGTATTGCCCAGTTCGGCATTTCTTTAGAGAAGACGGTCAGCATCGATGACGATGCGACATAG
- a CDS encoding alkaline phosphatase family protein, whose translation MKKVLLIIIDALATRVVSPALQNGMLPNIQKLVDQGILCPECTSIFPSITPAATCSIVTGGYPFEHGISGAYWYDTDADEVAYFGSDLPAIMNEGMEHYINDFQIRLNMERLRIPTLFERIEQHGSLSDAVVNFMWYRGTVEHETTTPTLLNLTPGISLASSMRGPHTMFLGDFVSTPLYGTKPSARGGLPRRFGFHDEATADYLLAMAEQNCLPDLTLAYFPNNDFDSHAEGPKNAVSTLQEVDTHLGRLFEMQGGLEKFLDEFTILITGDHSQSDLDENPSVDLNQVLEQFPIVEAGKPWQGDEDMKVCPNMRSAQIYMKPELWNRRGEVIDCLINCPEIDQVIWCDDENGLNGTGETSFHVQTADRGRLDFKPGVDQEGNAVDCYHTNWVWKGDLAAIDAKVTPEGEVKYGDYPNAFERIATSFSEITGNIWVTARLGKEFCLPDLKCNPAGSHGSLHQLDSTAPLIAAGLPDDFELPASPRIIDITPICMQLLNLSPPRLPGSSAILNPLNEDL comes from the coding sequence ATGAAAAAAGTCCTATTGATCATCATTGATGCTTTGGCAACACGCGTTGTTTCACCAGCGTTGCAGAACGGAATGTTGCCGAATATTCAGAAGCTGGTTGACCAAGGCATCTTGTGTCCGGAATGCACGTCTATTTTCCCATCGATTACCCCCGCTGCTACGTGTTCGATCGTGACAGGCGGGTACCCTTTTGAACACGGAATTTCCGGCGCTTACTGGTATGATACCGATGCAGACGAAGTCGCTTATTTTGGTTCTGATTTACCCGCCATCATGAACGAAGGAATGGAGCACTACATCAATGATTTTCAAATCAGATTGAATATGGAGCGGTTGCGAATTCCGACACTCTTCGAGCGAATTGAACAGCATGGGTCACTTTCTGACGCGGTCGTTAATTTCATGTGGTATCGCGGCACTGTAGAGCATGAGACAACCACTCCCACCCTGTTAAATTTAACTCCCGGCATTTCCCTGGCATCAAGTATGCGCGGCCCACACACCATGTTTCTGGGTGATTTTGTTTCAACGCCGCTTTACGGTACGAAGCCCTCTGCACGAGGAGGCTTACCGAGACGGTTTGGTTTTCATGATGAAGCCACCGCTGACTACCTGCTGGCGATGGCAGAACAAAATTGCCTGCCGGACTTGACTCTGGCTTATTTCCCTAACAACGATTTTGACAGCCATGCAGAGGGACCCAAGAACGCTGTTTCCACTCTGCAAGAAGTAGATACCCATTTAGGAAGACTCTTTGAGATGCAAGGCGGGCTTGAGAAGTTTCTGGACGAATTTACCATTTTAATCACAGGTGATCATTCGCAATCTGACCTGGATGAGAACCCCAGCGTCGATTTGAATCAAGTACTTGAGCAATTCCCGATCGTCGAAGCAGGAAAACCCTGGCAGGGAGATGAAGACATGAAGGTTTGCCCGAATATGCGATCCGCTCAGATTTATATGAAACCGGAACTCTGGAATCGGCGCGGAGAAGTCATCGACTGCCTGATTAATTGCCCTGAGATTGATCAGGTTATCTGGTGTGATGATGAGAATGGCTTAAATGGAACTGGGGAAACTTCCTTTCACGTGCAGACAGCCGACCGGGGTCGTCTCGACTTTAAACCGGGAGTGGATCAGGAGGGCAACGCTGTCGACTGCTATCACACCAACTGGGTCTGGAAAGGAGATCTAGCCGCCATTGATGCGAAAGTCACTCCTGAAGGTGAAGTCAAATACGGTGATTACCCGAACGCATTCGAACGCATTGCCACAAGCTTTTCTGAAATCACAGGCAATATCTGGGTAACAGCACGGTTGGGTAAGGAATTCTGTCTGCCTGACCTCAAGTGCAATCCCGCAGGATCGCATGGTTCACTCCATCAACTCGATTCAACGGCCCCACTGATAGCGGCCGGCTTGCCCGATGATTTCGAACTTCCGGCTTCCCCCAGAATTATCGATATCACTCCGATCTGTATGCAACTTCTCAATCTCTCGCCTCCACGCCTGCCTGGATCAAGCGCAATATTAAATCCTTTGAATGAGGACTTGTAA
- a CDS encoding PP2C family protein-serine/threonine phosphatase produces the protein MTGKMDCYGLTHTGPQQLPNQDQFLIADLEKSMRIHLSSLSLDNHSRLFGNSQAKLLMVADGTGNSETGDLASRLATDSITRYFLNNMPWFLQWDEDSDDDMCDALINAFEQCQKRMETDVQEHPERAGMGASLTLAYIVWPQLYVVHTGHTRCFLYRQSNLHQLTRDHSLAERLVTNGTLEEDEVPEIWQNLLLNSIGGDGDSVLNPDICKMQIQMGDALLLCTDGLTKHVPDSVISEILGQDTMADDTCVRLLSEVEAHEGTENATVVVARFLDIGDQDVTMIDSLDVETGNTQPPPKAKKMKTQPKPIAGKHNG, from the coding sequence ATGACAGGAAAGATGGATTGCTATGGCTTGACACATACCGGCCCCCAACAGCTCCCAAACCAAGATCAATTCCTCATTGCTGACCTGGAGAAATCCATGCGGATTCATTTGAGTAGTTTAAGTCTGGATAACCATTCCAGACTTTTCGGAAACTCTCAAGCGAAACTGTTAATGGTCGCTGATGGAACTGGTAATTCAGAAACCGGCGATTTAGCCAGTCGACTGGCGACCGATAGTATCACGCGTTATTTTTTGAACAACATGCCCTGGTTTCTTCAGTGGGATGAAGATTCAGATGATGACATGTGCGATGCACTGATCAATGCGTTTGAGCAATGCCAGAAACGTATGGAAACCGACGTCCAGGAACATCCGGAGCGTGCAGGAATGGGAGCATCGTTGACGTTGGCTTACATAGTCTGGCCACAGTTGTATGTCGTGCATACCGGCCATACTCGCTGTTTCCTATACAGACAATCGAATCTCCATCAACTGACTAGAGACCATAGTCTGGCAGAGAGACTGGTAACCAATGGTACTTTAGAGGAAGATGAAGTCCCGGAAATCTGGCAAAATTTATTATTAAATTCAATTGGAGGAGACGGGGACAGTGTACTCAATCCTGATATCTGTAAAATGCAAATACAAATGGGAGATGCATTGCTGTTATGTACGGATGGATTGACAAAGCATGTCCCTGATTCAGTCATCTCCGAGATATTGGGGCAGGACACGATGGCCGATGACACTTGCGTCAGATTACTGAGCGAAGTAGAGGCCCATGAAGGCACAGAGAATGCAACCGTCGTCGTAGCCCGTTTTCTCGATATTGGTGATCAGGATGTGACAATGATTGACTCGCTGGATGTCGAAACAGGGAATACACAACCTCCGCCCAAAGCGAAAAAAATGAAAACCCAACCAAAACCGATCGCTGGAAAACACAATGGGTGA
- a CDS encoding CsbD family protein has protein sequence MNSDQLEGKWKQIKGQAKQKWGELTDDELDQIDGKREELIGKIQERYGIEKEEAAKQVSHFEETCHC, from the coding sequence ATGAACAGTGATCAACTTGAAGGAAAATGGAAACAGATTAAAGGTCAAGCCAAACAGAAATGGGGTGAATTGACCGATGACGAACTTGATCAGATCGATGGAAAGCGTGAAGAACTGATCGGTAAGATCCAGGAACGATACGGGATCGAAAAAGAGGAAGCTGCGAAACAGGTTTCTCACTTTGAAGAGACCTGCCATTGCTAG
- a CDS encoding helix-turn-helix transcriptional regulator: MKKTHVSGTQDSSANRADLMIDVDKSYLAYSLPVPRPFMHFRSGHFPAGTTTQRHHHSIVAMHGSLQGPLTLQTSTGRHALDAGDFCILAPGVDHCWSNAGTHTAATVSFLIDTDRPGRWPVSSGIAEACRELNQLVQGIHYLNSAGDPDLQHAFWQIADQLTVERPWKKLGVAGRLWTFLGLVLERLSPDLINAREHGVAQQIRRLLLSRVNDRLTIAEVAESVHVSATCAKEVFRATFGCGIMSYFNELKIWQAKRLLCDPSLTIDQVSSKLGFSSPTYFSQTFRKHTGETPSEFRK; the protein is encoded by the coding sequence ATGAAAAAAACACACGTTTCCGGAACACAAGATAGTTCGGCAAATCGTGCAGATCTCATGATTGATGTGGATAAGAGCTATCTGGCGTATTCTCTTCCTGTGCCACGGCCGTTCATGCACTTCAGGTCGGGGCATTTTCCTGCCGGTACGACTACGCAACGGCATCATCACTCTATCGTGGCGATGCATGGCAGCCTGCAGGGGCCATTGACATTGCAGACATCAACAGGTCGGCATGCTTTGGACGCGGGTGACTTCTGCATTCTGGCGCCTGGTGTTGATCACTGCTGGTCGAACGCGGGAACACATACCGCGGCAACCGTCTCCTTTTTGATCGATACTGATCGACCGGGGCGCTGGCCGGTCAGTTCAGGGATTGCGGAGGCGTGTCGAGAACTGAATCAACTGGTTCAAGGTATCCATTACCTGAATTCTGCCGGTGATCCGGATTTACAACATGCATTCTGGCAAATCGCTGATCAGCTGACGGTCGAACGTCCCTGGAAAAAACTGGGAGTGGCGGGGCGACTCTGGACTTTTCTGGGACTTGTGCTGGAACGACTTTCGCCCGACCTGATCAATGCAAGAGAACACGGTGTGGCTCAGCAGATTCGACGTCTTCTGCTTAGTCGCGTCAATGACCGGTTGACAATTGCAGAAGTGGCAGAGTCTGTTCATGTCAGCGCAACATGTGCCAAGGAAGTCTTTCGTGCGACTTTCGGTTGTGGCATCATGAGCTACTTCAACGAACTCAAAATCTGGCAGGCAAAACGCTTGCTCTGTGATCCTTCCCTGACCATCGATCAGGTAAGCAGCAAACTGGGTTTCTCTTCGCCAACCTACTTCAGCCAGACGTTTCGAAAACATACAGGAGAAACTCCTTCGGAGTTTCGCAAGTAG
- a CDS encoding PRC-barrel domain-containing protein — translation MGTRKFSDRQQEPAANGTRSAFRLQTEKGKETFMFRSIKELNGYKILATDGECGTVKDILFDDESNIARYIVVNTGGWLTGRQVLISPVAIDQPDFDSHNLPTVLTKANIEESPTIEADYPVSRQYESALASFYNWPMYWGSAASSVLSRQTTSAEVATQVKENEGDPHLRSTREVTGYQIQCMEGPLGHIEDLIVDTESWSLRYLIIDTKDWLPTSKKVIIAFDWITHFTWEDRKAHVDLTQDQVKNAPHYDSRLPVNRAYETQLYDFYGRPSYW, via the coding sequence ATGGGAACGCGTAAATTCAGTGACCGTCAACAGGAACCCGCTGCGAATGGCACGCGATCTGCTTTTCGTTTACAGACAGAAAAAGGAAAGGAGACATTCATGTTTCGCAGCATTAAAGAACTTAACGGTTATAAGATTCTCGCCACTGATGGAGAATGTGGAACCGTAAAAGATATTTTATTTGACGATGAATCAAACATTGCCCGTTACATTGTCGTTAACACAGGTGGATGGCTGACCGGGAGGCAGGTTTTAATTTCCCCCGTTGCCATTGATCAACCAGATTTTGATTCCCACAATCTTCCTACGGTTCTCACCAAGGCAAACATTGAAGAATCGCCGACGATAGAAGCTGATTACCCGGTATCTCGACAATACGAGTCGGCTTTGGCGTCATTTTATAATTGGCCCATGTATTGGGGGTCTGCAGCTTCCTCCGTTCTCAGCCGCCAGACGACCTCTGCGGAAGTGGCGACGCAAGTTAAAGAGAATGAAGGCGATCCCCACTTACGTAGTACACGGGAAGTGACAGGGTATCAGATTCAGTGCATGGAAGGTCCTCTGGGGCATATCGAAGATTTAATCGTTGACACAGAGAGCTGGTCTTTGCGGTATCTGATTATCGATACGAAAGACTGGTTGCCGACAAGCAAAAAAGTCATTATTGCGTTCGACTGGATTACCCATTTCACATGGGAAGACAGAAAAGCCCACGTCGATTTAACTCAAGACCAGGTGAAAAACGCGCCTCATTATGATTCACGGCTGCCCGTAAACCGTGCCTATGAAACACAGCTTTACGACTTTTATGGTCGTCCCTCTTATTGGTAA
- a CDS encoding DUF1328 domain-containing protein, which translates to MLSWALMFLVIALIAGLFGFGLVGGMAYGAAKICFFIFLVLAVISLLTGKRIPTE; encoded by the coding sequence ATGTTAAGCTGGGCATTGATGTTTTTGGTAATTGCTTTAATCGCAGGTCTGTTTGGTTTTGGTCTGGTTGGTGGAATGGCCTATGGTGCCGCCAAAATCTGTTTCTTCATCTTTCTGGTCCTTGCAGTCATCAGTCTGCTGACTGGCAAGCGTATTCCTACGGAATAA
- a CDS encoding cation:proton antiporter, whose amino-acid sequence MGEHAILSLALILLAGMFCQWIAWRVKLPAILFLLPMGILAGSVSNLLQPDQLFGDLLFPFVSLAVAVILFEGSLTLKFKDIPGLERVIRNMITLGVLISWITITLATRLLLGFSWEVSFLFGALMVVTGPTVIMPLLRTMRPKENVANILQWEGILIDPIGAILAVLVFQFIVSEGTDEGFAAGLIVFGKILLSGVLFGVAGGFCFGSLIKKYWIPQYLHNFAALAFVCTIFAVSNMLATESGLLAVTVMGIWLTNMKEIDLDDILNFKESLSILLVSMLFIILAARLNLSAFIDLGWPALGIFFLIQFFVRPLSVHVCALGSKLTMPERYLLSWIAPRGIVAAAISALFAIKLETTGYPEAAQMVPLTFLVIIGTVLLQSATARPLARILKVAEPEPKGFLIIGANPVTQTIALELNKNGFRTLLTDQNWSAVSEAKLKGLSAYWGNPVSEHAERHLNLIGIGNLLAMSPHLELNALAAQYFRLEFPPKCIFTIRNHQPESGPTEEKSVFKYGGRFLFDESITYEDLEERLNQGAEIKTTELTEEFSYEDYLEKLGEERLMLFAIDPGDQIHVFTAEPEFQPKANWKILGLSPKVTTQE is encoded by the coding sequence ATGGGTGAACACGCCATATTGTCACTCGCGTTAATTTTACTTGCAGGAATGTTTTGTCAATGGATCGCCTGGCGGGTCAAACTGCCGGCGATTCTTTTCCTGCTGCCGATGGGCATCCTGGCCGGCTCGGTATCGAATTTACTGCAGCCAGATCAATTATTTGGCGACCTGCTGTTTCCCTTTGTATCGCTGGCCGTTGCCGTGATTCTTTTTGAAGGGAGTTTGACTCTCAAATTTAAGGACATCCCGGGGCTAGAACGTGTGATCCGCAATATGATCACTCTGGGAGTATTGATATCCTGGATCACGATCACACTGGCAACACGCTTGCTGCTTGGTTTTTCCTGGGAAGTCTCTTTCCTGTTTGGCGCTTTAATGGTTGTGACGGGGCCCACGGTCATCATGCCGCTCCTGCGAACGATGCGACCGAAAGAAAATGTTGCCAATATTTTACAGTGGGAGGGAATTTTGATCGATCCCATTGGGGCAATTCTGGCGGTGCTGGTTTTTCAATTTATCGTTTCCGAGGGAACCGACGAAGGTTTTGCAGCCGGTCTGATTGTCTTCGGTAAGATATTACTCAGTGGAGTCTTATTTGGAGTCGCCGGCGGTTTTTGTTTCGGATCTCTGATCAAAAAATATTGGATTCCGCAGTATCTCCATAATTTCGCGGCCCTGGCTTTTGTCTGCACGATTTTTGCCGTTTCCAATATGCTGGCCACAGAATCAGGTTTGCTGGCAGTCACAGTCATGGGAATCTGGCTGACCAACATGAAAGAGATCGATTTAGATGACATTCTGAACTTCAAGGAAAGTCTCAGTATTTTGCTGGTTTCCATGCTGTTTATCATATTAGCTGCGCGATTAAATCTATCCGCATTTATTGATCTGGGCTGGCCAGCACTTGGAATCTTTTTTTTGATTCAATTTTTCGTTCGCCCGTTGAGTGTGCATGTTTGTGCTCTGGGCTCAAAGCTCACCATGCCAGAACGGTATTTGTTGTCATGGATTGCCCCACGTGGAATCGTCGCTGCCGCGATCTCCGCACTGTTTGCGATTAAACTGGAAACAACAGGCTACCCGGAAGCTGCGCAAATGGTCCCACTTACATTTCTGGTCATTATTGGAACAGTCCTGCTGCAAAGTGCGACAGCCAGACCTCTGGCCAGAATCTTAAAGGTAGCAGAACCAGAGCCGAAAGGGTTTCTAATCATCGGTGCGAATCCCGTCACGCAAACGATCGCTCTGGAATTGAACAAAAATGGCTTTCGAACTTTGTTGACCGATCAAAACTGGTCTGCTGTCTCGGAAGCAAAGCTCAAAGGATTATCCGCGTACTGGGGCAATCCGGTATCGGAACACGCAGAACGGCATCTAAACCTGATTGGAATTGGCAATCTCCTGGCCATGTCTCCGCACCTGGAATTGAATGCCTTAGCTGCACAATATTTTCGATTGGAATTTCCGCCGAAATGCATCTTTACAATCCGGAATCATCAGCCGGAATCGGGCCCCACAGAAGAGAAGTCCGTTTTTAAATATGGAGGCCGTTTTCTCTTTGACGAGTCGATTACCTATGAAGATCTGGAAGAACGGCTGAATCAAGGTGCTGAAATCAAAACCACTGAGCTGACCGAAGAGTTTTCTTACGAAGACTATCTCGAAAAACTGGGAGAAGAACGCTTAATGTTGTTCGCCATTGACCCGGGTGATCAGATTCATGTCTTTACTGCTGAGCCAGAATTCCAGCCAAAAGCGAACTGGAAAATCCTGGGGCTTTCTCCAAAAGTGACGACGCAAGAATAA
- a CDS encoding ANTAR domain-containing response regulator → MESLEVLIAHSDPETRVTIENGVQELGHQILGSVFTGGGIVDVCQKKQPDIVISGVHMPDMDGIRALTLVSKDCPIPGIIVTPKTDLELVETAALDHIMAWLVEPIRMIDLGPTILLVYRRGQEFSELRKENQDLRVALTDRKIIERAKGIMMKATGLNEGDAFKQLQKLASSKRMRLIEIAQSIINAEGAFEIVEGE, encoded by the coding sequence ATGGAATCCCTTGAGGTTCTGATTGCGCATAGCGATCCTGAGACACGTGTTACAATTGAGAACGGTGTTCAAGAACTCGGACATCAGATTCTGGGTTCTGTTTTTACCGGAGGAGGCATTGTTGATGTCTGTCAGAAGAAGCAGCCTGATATTGTCATCAGTGGGGTACACATGCCAGATATGGATGGGATCCGGGCTCTCACTTTGGTTAGTAAGGATTGCCCCATCCCCGGAATTATTGTAACGCCGAAAACAGACCTGGAACTCGTAGAAACGGCCGCTCTCGACCATATTATGGCCTGGCTCGTGGAACCGATCCGGATGATTGATCTCGGTCCGACGATTCTCCTGGTGTATCGCCGTGGTCAGGAATTTTCAGAACTCCGCAAAGAGAATCAGGATTTGCGAGTCGCCTTGACAGATCGAAAAATCATCGAACGGGCAAAAGGGATTATGATGAAAGCGACTGGTTTGAATGAAGGAGACGCATTCAAGCAGCTTCAAAAACTGGCAAGTAGCAAACGTATGAGGCTAATTGAGATAGCGCAATCGATCATTAACGCAGAAGGAGCATTTGAAATCGTTGAGGGAGAGTAG